DNA from Candidatus Angelobacter sp.:
GCTATCCATCGCTTCCGTCGTGGCAGACGAAGGGGCTGCCGGCGAAAACCGTTCCAAGCCCATCCCCGTCGCCAGGCTCAAGCACTCGGCCCAGGTTGATTTCGACAGAGAGGTGCTGCCGATTCTCAAGAACAACTGTCTGGCCTGCCACAACAAAACCACGGCCAAGGCGAAACTTGTTCTGGAAACCCCGGAAGACATGATCAAAGGGGGCGATTCCGGCCCGGTCGTCGCGCCAAAAAGGAGCGGCGTGAGCCTGCTGCTGAAAGCGGCGGCGCACCAGCTTGAGGATACGATCATGCCGCCACCAGGCAACAAGGTGCAGGCATCCAACCTCACGCCCGAAGAACTCGGTCTCATCAAACTCTGGATCGATCAGGGCGCAAAAGGCTCCGCCAGCATCGTCCGACCCGTCGAATGGCAACCATTGCCGGAAGGGTTGAATCCGATCTACGCCGTGGCGGTGACAACAGACGGCCAGTTCGCCGCCTGCGCCCGGGCGAACCAGATTTTCATTTATCACATTCCCTCGCACAGACTCGTCGAACGTCTCACGGACCCGCAACTCCAGAAAGCGGGCCTCTACGCCAGACCGGGCGTCGCGCATCGGGACATTGTGCACTCGCTCGCGTTCAGTCCCGACGGCAGCCTGCTGGCCTCCGGCGCATATCGCGAAGCTAAACTCTGGCGGCGACCGAAGAACACGGGAAGGCTCCGGCTCGCGTCCGTCGCGCGCAGGTCCGTGACGGCGGTCGCGACCAGCCCGGACGGCCGATGGCTGGCGACGGGCGGCGATGACGGCCGCGTGCAAGTGCGCGAGTTGATTGACGGAAAACGAGCGAAGCATTTGCCGGCGCTCAAAGGAGCGATTCGAAGTTTGAAGTTTTCTCCGGACGGTACGAAGCTCGGCTCAGTTTCAGACGACAAACTCCTGCGCATTTGCGAGGTGCCGGCAGGTAGAATCGTCACTCAAATGCGCCTTGACTCGGAACCGAACGCGCTCGTGTGGCTCGGTGATGACCAACTGGCTTGCGGCGGCGCAGATAGTTCGATTCATCTCTGGCATCTCGACGCGACCCGGCGCTCGCTGGCGGCGACCCGGGAACTACGCGGTCACGAAGGAACCGTCACGTCCCTGGACGTTGTGCCTTCGAGTCACCAGATCATTTCGGGGAGCAGTGACGGCTCGTTGCGCCTTTGGGACGTCGAGTCGGGAAAGTTGATCCGCGAAATGAAGCACGACGGCCCGATCACGGCCGTCGCCGTCCGCAATGACGGCAAGCGGTTCGCGTCCGCAGGAACGGACAAAACCGCGAAACTCTGGAACCTTGCCGAAGGAAGGCAAATCGCGGAATTGAAAGGTGATCGTTATGCGCAGGAGCATGCCGCCGATTGCGAACGCGCTCTGGTGTTCGCGAAATCCGAAGTGGAGTTTCACAAGGCCGGGTTGAAGTCGGCGGAAACCAACCAGACCGCGCAAGCCCAAAGAGTCAAAAAGGCGACCGACACCAGCGAAATCGCGGAAAAAGAACTGGTCGAGAAACAGAGGAATTTTCTGGAGGCGACTGAGGCGCGCGCCGCCGCCGAAAAGTCGTTGGAGGATTTGCAGGCCGAAACCCGGAGGGCCGCCCAGTCGCTCGCCGCCGCCGAGACGGCT
Protein-coding regions in this window:
- a CDS encoding c-type cytochrome domain-containing protein, which produces MLSIASVVADEGAAGENRSKPIPVARLKHSAQVDFDREVLPILKNNCLACHNKTTAKAKLVLETPEDMIKGGDSGPVVAPKRSGVSLLLKAAAHQLEDTIMPPPGNKVQASNLTPEELGLIKLWIDQGAKGSASIVRPVEWQPLPEGLNPIYAVAVTTDGQFAACARANQIFIYHIPSHRLVERLTDPQLQKAGLYARPGVAHRDIVHSLAFSPDGSLLASGAYREAKLWRRPKNTGRLRLASVARRSVTAVATSPDGRWLATGGDDGRVQVRELIDGKRAKHLPALKGAIRSLKFSPDGTKLGSVSDDKLLRICEVPAGRIVTQMRLDSEPNALVWLGDDQLACGGADSSIHLWHLDATRRSLAATRELRGHEGTVTSLDVVPSSHQIISGSSDGSLRLWDVESGKLIREMKHDGPITAVAVRNDGKRFASAGTDKTAKLWNLAEGRQIAELKGDRYAQEHAADCERALVFAKSEVEFHKAGLKSAETNQTAQAQRVKKATDTSEIAEKELVEKQRNFLEATEARAAAEKSLEDLQAETRRAAQSLAAAETAAKEGETEAKSARETPGQTRETIERLGAEAAAKTKAAAEAKTAFEKLSAASREKEGKADEHLKTATKAFAEAEKELKKAEQAGSNARTELQLANKADDEAARNLTDAGIEIQKAGDQQKQRETDLQAAKRAVVESEQPIRCLAFSPDDLTLAAGGDDGVIRTWSADNGTAFETFRGHKNAVLAVAFASNGNLVSGAADRDAVVWDLKPAWKLERVIGTGDVNSPIIDRVNVVKFSPDGNLLATGGGEPTRGGEIRLWQTGTGRLAQSFTNVHSDAVFGLDFSPDGNYLASGAADKFARVIDLSTGKIVRQFEGHTHHVLGVSWERNERTLATAGADNVIKVWDFTKGERKKNIGGFDKEVTSISFVGYTDQALAASGDGKVRLVREDGSEVRSFSGDNDFVESAAVTPDGKIVVAGGQDGTLRVWDGTNGKLTESFPPPEAGQ